One part of the Mycolicibacterium aromaticivorans JS19b1 = JCM 16368 genome encodes these proteins:
- a CDS encoding cytochrome P450 — translation MPTPNIPAGFDFLDPDLHVQRLPVEELAELRRVAPIWWCEQAIGKGGFNDGGYWVVTKHKDVKEVSRRNDVFLSSPNTAIPQFPDEMAREDIDLQKVVMLNMDGEYHDRLRRIISKGFTPRAIGALRDELDRRAQIIAKEAAAQGNGDFVEQVACELPLQAIADLLGVPQEDRAKLFRWSNEMTGNGDEEFDVDPKQSSMEVLAYAMHMAEVKGKNPGNDIVTALINADIDGEKLSDDEFGFFVMMLAVAGNETTRNSITHGMIAFANNPDQWELYKKERPETAADEIVRWATPVTAFQRTAAEDVELSGVQIKKDQRVVMFYRSANFDEEVFEDPYSFNILRNPNPHVGFGGTGVHYCVGANLARMTINLIFNAVADHMPDLTSAGTPERLRSGWLNAIKHWQVDYTGASA, via the coding sequence ATGCCAACCCCCAACATCCCGGCCGGTTTCGATTTTCTGGATCCGGACCTGCATGTGCAGCGTCTGCCGGTCGAGGAGCTCGCCGAACTGCGCCGGGTCGCGCCGATCTGGTGGTGCGAACAGGCTATCGGCAAGGGCGGCTTCAACGACGGCGGTTACTGGGTCGTCACCAAGCACAAGGACGTCAAAGAGGTCTCGCGCCGCAACGACGTCTTCCTCAGCTCGCCGAACACCGCGATCCCGCAGTTCCCCGATGAGATGGCGCGCGAGGACATCGACCTGCAGAAGGTCGTCATGCTCAACATGGACGGCGAGTACCACGACCGGTTGCGCCGGATCATCTCCAAGGGGTTCACGCCGCGCGCCATCGGCGCTCTGCGTGACGAGCTCGACCGGCGGGCCCAGATCATCGCGAAAGAGGCTGCCGCGCAGGGCAACGGTGACTTCGTCGAGCAGGTCGCTTGTGAGCTGCCGCTGCAGGCGATCGCCGATTTGCTGGGGGTGCCCCAGGAGGATCGCGCCAAGCTGTTCCGCTGGTCGAACGAGATGACCGGCAACGGTGACGAAGAGTTCGACGTCGATCCCAAGCAGTCGTCGATGGAGGTGCTGGCCTACGCCATGCACATGGCCGAGGTGAAGGGCAAGAACCCCGGCAACGACATCGTCACCGCGCTGATCAACGCCGACATCGACGGCGAGAAGCTCTCCGACGACGAGTTCGGCTTCTTCGTGATGATGCTTGCCGTGGCCGGCAACGAGACCACCCGCAACTCGATCACCCACGGCATGATCGCGTTCGCGAACAACCCCGACCAGTGGGAGCTCTACAAGAAGGAGCGCCCGGAGACCGCGGCCGACGAAATCGTCCGCTGGGCCACCCCAGTCACCGCGTTCCAGCGCACCGCCGCCGAAGATGTCGAGCTGTCCGGTGTGCAGATCAAGAAGGACCAGCGGGTGGTGATGTTCTACCGCTCGGCCAACTTCGACGAAGAGGTCTTCGAGGACCCGTACAGCTTCAACATCCTGCGCAACCCGAACCCGCATGTGGGCTTCGGCGGCACCGGGGTGCACTACTGCGTGGGCGCCAACCTGGCCCGGATGACGATCAACCTGATCTTCAACGCAGTTGCTGACCACATGCCCGATCTCACCTCGGCCGGCACGCCGGAGCGGCTACGTTCGGGGTGGCTCAACGCCATCAAGCACTGGCAAGTCGACTACACCGGAGCATCGGCCTAA
- a CDS encoding steroid 3-ketoacyl-CoA thiolase — protein sequence MGNPVIVEATRSPIGKRGGWLSGLHATELLGAVQKAVIEKAGIDANEVEQAIGGCVTQYGEQSNNITRVAWLTAGLPEQIGATTVDCQCGSAQQANHLIAGLIASGAIDVGIACGIEAMSRVGLGANAGPDRSLIRAASWDIDMPDQFTAAERIAKRRGITREDLDHLGFLSQQRAKRAWDEHRFDREISPIEAPVLDENKRPTEERHMVSRDQGLRDTTMEGLAGLKPVMEGAMHTAGTSSQISDGAAAVLWMDEDKARALGLKPRARIVSQALVGSETYYHLDGPVQSTARVLEKAGMKLGDIDLVEINEAFASVVLSWAQVHEADMDKVNVNGGAIALGHPVGSTGSRLITTALHELERTDQSTALITMCAGGALSTGTIIERI from the coding sequence ATGGGTAATCCTGTCATCGTCGAAGCCACCCGCAGTCCCATCGGAAAGCGGGGCGGCTGGCTGTCCGGTCTGCATGCGACCGAATTGTTGGGCGCCGTCCAGAAGGCCGTGATCGAGAAGGCGGGTATCGACGCCAACGAGGTCGAGCAGGCCATCGGCGGTTGCGTCACCCAGTACGGCGAGCAGTCCAACAACATCACCCGTGTCGCGTGGCTGACCGCGGGACTGCCCGAGCAGATCGGCGCCACCACCGTCGACTGCCAGTGCGGCAGCGCCCAGCAGGCCAACCACCTCATCGCCGGGCTGATCGCCAGCGGCGCGATCGATGTCGGCATCGCCTGCGGTATCGAAGCCATGAGCCGCGTGGGCCTCGGCGCCAACGCCGGCCCCGACCGCTCGCTGATCCGCGCCGCGTCGTGGGACATCGACATGCCCGATCAGTTCACCGCCGCCGAGCGAATCGCCAAGCGCCGCGGCATCACTCGCGAGGACCTCGACCACCTCGGCTTCCTGTCTCAGCAACGAGCCAAGCGGGCGTGGGACGAGCATCGCTTCGACCGTGAGATCTCCCCGATCGAGGCGCCGGTTCTCGACGAGAACAAGCGACCCACCGAAGAGCGCCACATGGTCAGCCGCGACCAGGGCCTGCGCGACACCACCATGGAGGGCTTGGCCGGGCTCAAGCCGGTTATGGAAGGCGCCATGCACACCGCGGGCACCTCGTCGCAGATCTCCGACGGCGCCGCCGCGGTGTTGTGGATGGACGAAGACAAGGCGCGTGCGCTGGGATTGAAGCCGCGGGCGCGCATCGTCAGCCAGGCGCTCGTCGGTTCCGAGACCTACTACCACCTCGACGGCCCGGTGCAGTCCACCGCGCGGGTGCTGGAGAAGGCCGGCATGAAGCTCGGCGACATCGACCTGGTGGAGATCAACGAGGCCTTCGCTTCGGTGGTGCTCAGCTGGGCGCAGGTCCACGAGGCCGACATGGACAAGGTGAACGTCAACGGTGGCGCGATCGCTCTGGGTCATCCCGTCGGAAGCACCGGAAGCCGGTTGATCACCACCGCGCTGCACGAGTTGGAGCGCACCGATCAGAGCACCGCCCTGATCACCATGTGTGCCGGTGGTGCGTTGTCGACCGGAACGATCATCGAGCGGATCTAG
- a CDS encoding nitroreductase family deazaflavin-dependent oxidoreductase has protein sequence MPKPRPKALDTPTTKFIIKWMSKAQTALYKASKGKIGGSFLEGAPVALLTTIGRKSGESRVAPLLFLREGNRVVLVASQGGSDKHPLWYLNLKANPKVKVQIKDEVLELTARDATEAERAEYWPKMTAFYTGFEDYKSWTDRVIPIVICDP, from the coding sequence TTGCCCAAGCCCCGCCCCAAGGCCCTCGACACACCGACGACGAAGTTCATCATCAAGTGGATGTCAAAAGCGCAGACCGCGCTGTACAAGGCCAGCAAGGGCAAGATCGGCGGCAGTTTCCTCGAAGGGGCGCCGGTGGCGCTGCTGACCACGATCGGGCGTAAAAGCGGCGAGTCGCGCGTCGCGCCGCTGCTCTTCCTCCGCGAGGGCAATCGGGTGGTGCTGGTGGCATCCCAGGGCGGCAGCGACAAGCACCCCCTGTGGTACCTCAACCTCAAGGCGAACCCGAAGGTAAAGGTCCAGATCAAGGACGAGGTCCTCGAGCTGACCGCGCGCGATGCCACCGAGGCTGAGCGCGCCGAGTACTGGCCCAAGATGACCGCGTTCTACACCGGCTTCGAGGACTACAAGTCCTGGACGGACCGCGTGATCCCCATCGTGATTTGCGATCCGTAA
- a CDS encoding nitroreductase family deazaflavin-dependent oxidoreductase, with the protein MKYFARAHIAVYRRTNGKLGAKLLWFPAALLTTTGRKSGQPRTTATLYLQDGERIVLPASYGGRNSNPAWYLNLKADPKVEVQVRGTVREMTARDATDDERRVYWRQLTRIYPPYKGYQDAADRRIPLVVCEPV; encoded by the coding sequence ATGAAGTACTTCGCCCGCGCCCACATCGCGGTGTATCGCCGCACCAACGGCAAGCTGGGCGCGAAGCTGCTGTGGTTCCCCGCCGCGCTGCTGACGACCACCGGCCGCAAGTCGGGCCAGCCGCGCACCACCGCCACGTTGTATCTGCAGGACGGCGAACGCATCGTGCTGCCCGCGTCCTACGGCGGGCGCAACTCGAATCCTGCGTGGTACCTCAATCTGAAGGCCGATCCGAAGGTCGAGGTTCAGGTGCGCGGCACGGTGCGGGAGATGACGGCGCGGGACGCCACCGACGACGAGCGCCGGGTGTACTGGCGCCAGCTGACGCGAATCTACCCGCCGTACAAGGGGTATCAGGACGCCGCGGATCGGCGCATCCCGCTGGTGGTGTGCGAGCCCGTGTGA
- a CDS encoding SDR family oxidoreductase encodes MGLLDGRVVIVTGSGGGLGRAHALAFAAEGARVVVNDIGVGLDGSPAGGGSAAQGVVDEIVAAGGEAVANGSNVADWAQAEALIQTAIDSFGGLDVLVNNAGIVRDRMFVNATEDEFDAVTAVHLKGHFATMKHAGAYWRAQSKAGNAVDARIINTSSGAGLQGSVGQATYSASKAGIAALTLVAAAEMGRFGVTVNAIAPSARTRMTETVFAEMMSTQDKAFDAMAPENVSPLVVWLGSVESRDVTGQVFEVEGGIIRVAEGWNRGGTIDKGARWDPAELGPVVSDLIANSRTPLPVFGA; translated from the coding sequence ATGGGACTTCTCGACGGTCGTGTCGTCATCGTGACAGGATCGGGCGGCGGCCTCGGCCGGGCGCACGCGCTGGCGTTCGCCGCTGAAGGTGCGCGCGTGGTGGTCAACGACATCGGTGTCGGGCTCGACGGTTCGCCTGCCGGTGGCGGTAGCGCCGCGCAGGGTGTGGTCGACGAAATCGTCGCCGCCGGTGGAGAAGCCGTCGCCAACGGTTCCAACGTCGCTGACTGGGCGCAGGCCGAGGCGCTGATCCAGACCGCGATCGATTCCTTCGGTGGACTCGACGTGCTGGTGAACAACGCCGGCATCGTGCGGGACCGGATGTTCGTCAACGCCACCGAGGACGAGTTCGACGCCGTCACCGCCGTGCACCTCAAGGGCCACTTCGCCACGATGAAGCACGCCGGAGCGTACTGGCGCGCGCAGTCCAAGGCCGGCAATGCCGTCGATGCCCGCATCATCAACACCAGCTCGGGTGCCGGCCTGCAGGGCAGCGTCGGACAGGCGACCTACAGCGCGTCCAAGGCGGGTATCGCCGCGCTGACCCTGGTGGCCGCCGCCGAGATGGGGCGCTTCGGCGTCACCGTCAATGCGATTGCGCCCTCGGCCCGTACCCGGATGACCGAGACCGTGTTCGCCGAGATGATGTCAACGCAGGACAAGGCTTTCGACGCGATGGCACCGGAAAACGTCTCGCCGCTGGTGGTGTGGCTGGGCAGCGTCGAGTCGAGAGACGTCACCGGCCAGGTGTTCGAGGTCGAGGGCGGCATCATCCGAGTGGCCGAGGGCTGGAACCGCGGCGGGACCATCGACAAGGGCGCCCGCTGGGATCCCGCCGAGCTCGGCCCGGTCGTCAGCGACCTGATCGCCAACTCGCGCACCCCGTTGCCGGTCTTCGGCGCCTAG
- a CDS encoding SDR family oxidoreductase has product MTEAADSGINLQLSASVVLVTGGVRGVGAGISAVFAAQGATVITCARRPVDGSPYEFRACDIRDDEAVKALIDGIVADHGRLDVVVNNAGGSPYVLAADASAKFSTKIVELNLLGALSVSQHANAVMQAQDSGGSIINITSVSGRRPTPGTVAYGAAKAGMESMTTTLAVEWAPKVRVNSVVVGMVETEQSELFYGDAESIAAISKNVPLGRLAKPEDIGWATAFLASPAASYISGASLEVHGGGEPPHYLSTTTADIK; this is encoded by the coding sequence GTGACCGAAGCGGCTGACAGCGGTATCAACCTGCAATTGAGCGCCTCTGTCGTCCTGGTGACGGGGGGTGTGCGAGGTGTCGGCGCCGGAATCAGCGCCGTCTTCGCCGCGCAGGGCGCCACCGTCATCACGTGCGCCCGACGACCGGTCGACGGGTCGCCGTACGAGTTCAGGGCATGCGACATCCGCGACGACGAGGCTGTCAAGGCTCTCATCGACGGGATTGTCGCCGACCATGGGCGCCTCGACGTCGTCGTCAACAATGCGGGCGGCTCACCCTATGTACTCGCGGCCGACGCCTCGGCGAAATTCAGCACCAAGATCGTGGAGCTCAATCTTCTTGGTGCGCTGTCGGTCTCGCAGCATGCCAATGCGGTGATGCAGGCCCAGGACTCCGGTGGCTCGATCATCAACATCACCAGCGTGAGCGGCCGACGGCCGACGCCGGGCACCGTCGCCTACGGGGCGGCCAAGGCCGGTATGGAAAGCATGACGACCACGCTCGCCGTGGAATGGGCGCCGAAGGTCCGGGTCAACTCCGTCGTCGTCGGCATGGTCGAGACCGAGCAATCCGAACTCTTCTACGGTGACGCCGAATCCATCGCGGCGATCTCCAAGAACGTGCCGCTGGGCAGGCTGGCCAAACCCGAGGATATCGGTTGGGCCACAGCATTTCTCGCCTCGCCTGCGGCGTCCTACATCAGTGGTGCGTCGCTGGAGGTACATGGTGGCGGGGAACCGCCGCACTACCTGTCGACCACAACTGCCGACATCAAATAA
- the echA20 gene encoding (7aS)-7a-methyl-1,5-dioxo-2,3,5,6,7,7a-hexahydro-1H-indene-carboxyl-CoA hydrolase, whose product MTITTSTVEPGIVAVTVNYPPVNAIPSRGWFELGDAITAAGRDMNTHVVILRAEGRGFNAGVDIKEMQNTEGFTALIDANRGCFHAFRAVYECEVPVVAAVNGFCVGGGIGLVGNSDVIVASDDAKFGLPEVERGALGAATHLSRLVPQHMMRRLFFTAATVSAETLHHFGSVHEVVPRADLDEAALRVARDIASKDTRVIRAAKEALNFIDIQPVNARYRMEQGFTFELNLAGVSDEHRDAFAGTDKGSK is encoded by the coding sequence ATGACCATCACCACCAGCACCGTCGAACCGGGCATCGTCGCCGTCACGGTGAACTACCCGCCCGTCAACGCAATCCCCTCCCGCGGCTGGTTCGAGCTCGGTGACGCCATCACCGCAGCAGGCCGCGACATGAACACCCACGTGGTGATCCTGCGCGCCGAGGGCCGTGGCTTCAACGCCGGTGTCGACATCAAGGAGATGCAGAACACCGAGGGGTTCACCGCTCTGATCGACGCCAACCGCGGATGCTTCCACGCGTTCCGCGCGGTGTACGAGTGCGAGGTGCCGGTGGTCGCAGCCGTCAACGGATTCTGTGTCGGCGGCGGGATCGGACTGGTCGGCAACTCTGATGTGATCGTCGCGTCCGATGATGCGAAGTTCGGCCTGCCCGAGGTGGAGCGCGGCGCACTGGGCGCAGCCACCCACCTGTCCAGGCTGGTGCCCCAGCACATGATGCGCCGGCTGTTCTTCACCGCCGCAACGGTGAGCGCCGAGACGCTGCATCACTTCGGCTCGGTGCACGAGGTGGTGCCGCGCGCCGACCTCGATGAGGCAGCACTGCGGGTGGCCCGCGACATCGCGTCCAAGGACACCCGGGTGATCCGCGCCGCCAAGGAGGCGCTGAACTTCATCGACATCCAGCCGGTCAATGCGCGCTACCGGATGGAGCAGGGCTTCACGTTCGAACTGAACCTGGCCGGCGTCTCCGATGAGCACCGCGACGCGTTCGCCGGAACCGACAAGGGATCGAAATAG
- the ipdA gene encoding cholesterol ring-cleaving hydrolase subunit IpdA — protein sequence MADKRTTLDEAVAVVESGMTIGIGGWGSRRKPMALVRALLRTAVTDLTVVTYGGPDLGLLCSAGKVKKVYYGFVSLDSPPFYDPWFAKARTTGAIEAREMDEGMLRCGLQAAAQRLPFLPIRAGLGSDVRAFWGDELKTVKSPYPTGKGYEELVAMPALNLDVALVHLNLGDAHGNAAYTGIDPYFDDLFLMSAKQRVMSVEKVVSTEELVKSVPVQALLINRMMVDSVVEAPGGAHFTTAEPDYRRDEKFQRHYAEAAGSDETWAEFVSTYLSGSEDDYQAAVRKFKEEQA from the coding sequence ATGGCAGACAAGCGGACAACGCTCGATGAGGCCGTCGCCGTCGTCGAGAGCGGGATGACGATCGGTATCGGCGGCTGGGGTTCCCGGCGCAAGCCGATGGCTCTCGTGCGCGCCTTGCTGCGCACCGCCGTCACCGACCTGACCGTCGTGACCTACGGCGGCCCCGACCTCGGCCTGCTGTGCTCGGCGGGGAAGGTCAAGAAGGTCTATTACGGCTTCGTGTCATTGGATTCGCCGCCGTTCTACGACCCGTGGTTCGCCAAGGCCCGCACGACGGGGGCGATCGAGGCGCGCGAGATGGACGAGGGCATGCTGCGCTGCGGTCTGCAGGCCGCGGCCCAGCGGCTGCCGTTCCTGCCGATCCGCGCCGGACTGGGCAGTGACGTGCGGGCGTTCTGGGGCGACGAGCTCAAGACCGTCAAGTCGCCGTATCCGACCGGGAAGGGCTACGAGGAACTCGTCGCCATGCCCGCCTTGAACCTGGACGTCGCGCTGGTGCACCTCAATCTCGGTGACGCACACGGCAACGCCGCGTACACCGGCATCGACCCGTACTTCGACGACCTGTTCCTGATGTCGGCGAAGCAGCGCGTCATGTCGGTGGAGAAGGTGGTGTCCACCGAGGAGCTGGTGAAATCCGTTCCGGTGCAGGCATTGCTGATCAACCGGATGATGGTCGACAGCGTGGTCGAGGCGCCGGGCGGTGCACACTTCACCACCGCCGAGCCCGACTACCGTCGCGACGAGAAATTCCAGCGTCACTACGCCGAGGCTGCCGGATCCGACGAGACGTGGGCCGAGTTCGTGTCGACCTACTTGTCGGGCAGCGAAGACGATTACCAAGCCGCAGTGCGCAAGTTCAAGGAGGAACAAGCATGA
- the ipdB gene encoding cholesterol ring-cleaving hydrolase subunit IpdB has product MISATRAEVCAVACAELFRDAGEIMVSPMANMVSIGARLARLTFSPEILLTDGEARILADTPAMGATGAIEGWMPFGRVFETLAWGRRHVVMGANQIDRYGNQNLSAFGPLQHPTRQMFGVRGAPGNTINHATSYWVGNHSKRVFGESVDIVSGIGWDKVDPDNPAYRYMNVYRVVTNLGVFDFNGPDHQMRAVSLHPGVAPEEVAENTSFEVHGLGEAETSRLPSGEEQRLLQEVIDPKALRDREVK; this is encoded by the coding sequence ATGATCTCCGCGACCCGCGCCGAGGTGTGCGCCGTCGCCTGCGCGGAACTGTTCCGTGACGCAGGCGAAATCATGGTCAGCCCGATGGCCAACATGGTGTCGATCGGTGCCCGGTTGGCCCGGCTGACGTTCTCCCCCGAAATCCTGCTGACCGACGGCGAGGCGCGCATCCTCGCCGATACCCCGGCGATGGGCGCGACCGGAGCCATCGAGGGCTGGATGCCGTTCGGCCGCGTCTTCGAGACGCTCGCCTGGGGGCGTCGCCATGTGGTGATGGGCGCCAACCAGATCGACCGCTACGGCAACCAGAACCTGTCCGCCTTCGGTCCGCTGCAGCATCCGACCCGCCAGATGTTCGGCGTGCGCGGCGCTCCGGGTAACACGATCAACCACGCGACCAGCTACTGGGTGGGCAACCATTCCAAGCGGGTGTTCGGCGAGAGCGTGGACATCGTCTCCGGAATCGGCTGGGACAAGGTCGATCCGGACAATCCGGCCTACCGCTACATGAACGTCTACCGGGTGGTGACGAATCTCGGCGTGTTCGACTTCAACGGTCCCGACCACCAGATGCGGGCGGTGTCGCTGCATCCGGGCGTGGCGCCCGAGGAGGTCGCCGAGAACACCTCGTTCGAGGTGCACGGCCTCGGTGAGGCCGAGACCTCCCGCCTGCCCTCCGGCGAGGAGCAGAGGCTGCTGCAAGAAGTCATCGATCCCAAGGCGTTAAGGGACCGAGAGGTGAAGTAG
- the ipdC gene encoding (3aS,4S,5R,7aS)-5-hydroxy-7a-methyl-1-oxo-octahydro-1H-indene-4-carboxyl-CoA dehydrogenase, with the protein MSASLKTPLTELIGIEHPVVQTGMGWVAGARLVSATSNAGGLGILASATMTIDELATAIKKVKATTDKPFGVNIRADGADAGDRVDLMIREGVKVASFALAPKQELIAKLKEAGSVVIPSVGAAKHARKVAGWGADAVIVQGGEGGGHTGPVATTLLLPSVLDAVDIPVIAAGGFFDGRGLAAALSYGAAGVAMGTRFLLTSDSTVPEDIKQRYLTAALDGTVVSTRVDGMPHRVLRTELVEKLESGSPVRGFTAAARNAAKFKKMSQMTWAGMIRDGLAMRHGKDLTWSQVLMAANTPMLLKAGLVEGNTEAGVLASGQVAGIIDNLPSCAELIDTIVTDAVKHLQSASSYIV; encoded by the coding sequence ATGTCCGCTTCTTTGAAGACCCCGCTGACCGAACTGATCGGCATCGAACACCCGGTGGTGCAGACCGGCATGGGCTGGGTGGCCGGCGCCCGTCTGGTCTCGGCGACATCCAATGCCGGTGGCCTCGGCATCCTCGCCTCGGCGACGATGACGATCGACGAGCTGGCCACGGCCATCAAAAAGGTGAAGGCCACCACCGACAAACCCTTCGGCGTCAATATCCGGGCCGACGGGGCAGATGCCGGCGACCGGGTCGACCTGATGATCCGAGAGGGTGTCAAGGTGGCGTCGTTCGCCCTGGCGCCGAAGCAAGAGCTGATCGCGAAGCTCAAAGAGGCCGGGTCCGTGGTGATTCCGTCGGTCGGCGCGGCCAAGCATGCTCGTAAGGTGGCCGGCTGGGGCGCCGACGCGGTGATCGTGCAGGGCGGCGAGGGCGGCGGTCACACCGGCCCGGTCGCGACCACCCTGTTGCTGCCGTCGGTGCTCGACGCCGTCGACATCCCGGTGATCGCCGCCGGTGGTTTCTTCGACGGGCGCGGTCTTGCCGCGGCGCTGTCATACGGCGCGGCGGGGGTCGCGATGGGGACCCGCTTCCTGCTGACCTCGGATTCGACTGTGCCCGAGGACATCAAGCAGCGGTACCTCACGGCCGCGCTGGACGGCACCGTGGTGTCCACCCGGGTCGACGGCATGCCACACCGGGTGCTGCGGACCGAACTCGTCGAGAAGCTCGAGAGCGGCTCGCCGGTCCGGGGTTTCACCGCGGCGGCGCGCAATGCGGCCAAGTTCAAGAAGATGTCGCAGATGACGTGGGCGGGGATGATCCGCGACGGTCTGGCGATGCGCCACGGCAAGGACCTCACCTGGTCGCAGGTGCTGATGGCCGCGAACACCCCGATGCTGCTGAAGGCCGGGTTGGTCGAAGGCAACACCGAGGCGGGTGTGCTGGCCTCCGGCCAGGTCGCCGGGATCATCGACAACCTGCCGTCGTGCGCCGAGCTGATCGACACCATCGTCACCGACGCCGTCAAACACTTGCAGTCGGCCAGCTCCTACATCGTGTAA
- a CDS encoding SatD family protein gives MAEVKVIASSCRAALIGDVVDSRHAADRADLHRRVTDALGAVAADPPAFTVGDEFQGSYPSVGAAIDAALTVRLALDPDIDVRFGIGWGEMTVLDSDTGIQDGPGWWSAREAIEWTAAAQQQPALATVRTAYRRHGDAGPDPDAVNAALLCRDHLLGSIDARSLRLLRGLLDHKTKKELAAMEGISASAVSQRTARDGLDLLVLASEQLRAVR, from the coding sequence ATGGCTGAAGTGAAGGTTATCGCTTCATCATGTCGGGCGGCTCTGATCGGCGACGTCGTCGACTCCCGCCACGCCGCCGACCGCGCGGACCTGCACCGCCGCGTCACCGACGCGCTTGGCGCAGTCGCCGCGGACCCTCCCGCTTTCACGGTCGGTGACGAGTTCCAGGGTAGTTATCCGAGCGTCGGCGCCGCGATCGACGCCGCGTTGACCGTGCGCTTGGCGCTCGACCCCGACATCGACGTGCGCTTCGGTATCGGTTGGGGCGAGATGACCGTGCTCGACTCCGACACCGGCATTCAGGACGGCCCCGGTTGGTGGTCGGCGCGCGAAGCCATCGAGTGGACGGCGGCCGCCCAGCAGCAGCCAGCTCTGGCGACGGTGCGCACCGCCTACCGACGCCACGGCGACGCCGGGCCCGACCCCGACGCGGTCAACGCCGCCCTGTTGTGTCGGGACCACCTGCTTGGATCGATAGATGCCCGGTCCCTTCGGCTACTGCGGGGACTGCTCGACCACAAGACGAAGAAGGAACTGGCCGCCATGGAAGGTATCAGTGCATCGGCGGTGTCCCAGCGGACCGCGCGCGATGGACTGGATCTGCTGGTGCTGGCGTCCGAACAGCTGAGGGCCGTCCGGTGA
- a CDS encoding NDMA-dependent alcohol dehydrogenase: protein MKMNAAILWDYGQDWSVEEVELDPPKDGEVLVSFEATGLCHSDHHIRDGDLVAPIPLIGGHEGAGIVQEVGPGVRDLKVGDHIVAAFLPACGRCRWCATGKSNLCDMGAEILMGLQPDGTFRRHARGQDIYAAIGLGTFAPYGTVPEASLVKIDDDIPLTRACLLGCGVTTGWGSAVNTADVAPGDTVVVIGCGGIGSGAIQGARLAGAEKIVVIDIVESKRDKAFLFGATHFATSIAEGTELVRELTKGVMADSALLTVGLVEGQMINDALELVSKGGAVVLTALAPMTDVTPVLPMTMFTLFQKRLLGSLYGQANPRADIPKLLSLYRQGKLLLDETVTHEYKLGEINNAYDDMLAGRNIRGVVLHDH, encoded by the coding sequence ATGAAAATGAATGCCGCCATCTTGTGGGATTACGGCCAAGACTGGAGCGTCGAAGAAGTCGAGCTCGATCCGCCGAAGGACGGCGAGGTCCTGGTCTCGTTCGAGGCCACCGGGCTGTGTCACTCCGATCACCACATCCGCGACGGTGATCTGGTCGCGCCCATTCCGCTGATCGGTGGCCATGAAGGCGCGGGCATCGTGCAGGAGGTCGGTCCGGGAGTTCGCGACCTGAAGGTCGGCGATCACATCGTGGCGGCATTCCTGCCCGCATGCGGACGCTGCCGCTGGTGTGCGACCGGCAAGTCGAACCTGTGCGACATGGGCGCCGAGATCCTCATGGGTCTGCAGCCCGACGGCACCTTCCGACGGCACGCGCGCGGCCAAGACATCTACGCGGCAATCGGTTTGGGCACCTTCGCCCCCTACGGCACCGTTCCGGAGGCGTCGCTGGTCAAGATCGACGACGACATCCCGCTGACCCGGGCCTGCCTGCTCGGGTGCGGTGTCACCACCGGGTGGGGTTCGGCGGTCAACACCGCCGACGTGGCGCCGGGCGACACCGTGGTGGTGATCGGTTGCGGCGGCATCGGTAGCGGTGCCATCCAGGGCGCCCGGCTGGCGGGCGCGGAGAAGATCGTCGTGATCGACATCGTGGAGAGCAAGCGGGACAAGGCATTTCTGTTCGGCGCCACCCACTTCGCGACGTCGATCGCGGAAGGCACCGAGCTGGTGCGCGAACTGACCAAAGGTGTGATGGCCGATTCCGCACTGCTGACGGTCGGGCTGGTCGAAGGCCAGATGATCAACGACGCACTGGAACTCGTCAGCAAGGGCGGCGCCGTGGTGCTCACCGCGTTGGCGCCGATGACCGACGTGACGCCGGTGCTGCCGATGACGATGTTCACGCTCTTCCAGAAGCGGTTACTCGGCAGCCTCTACGGGCAGGCCAACCCGCGCGCGGACATCCCGAAGCTGCTCAGCCTCTACCGCCAGGGCAAGCTGCTGCTCGACGAGACCGTCACCCACGAGTACAAGCTGGGCGAGATCAACAACGCCTACGACGACATGCTCGCCGGTCGCAACATCCGTGGAGTCGTCCTGCACGACCACTGA